A genome region from Paenibacillus pabuli includes the following:
- the typA gene encoding translational GTPase TypA, whose protein sequence is MHSREHIRNIAIIAHVDHGKTTLVDKLLQQSGTFRDHETVQERAMDSNDLERERGITILAKNTAITYKDYLINIVDTPGHADFGGEVERIMKMVDGVLLVVDAYEGCMPQTKFVLRKALEHNLTPIVIVNKIDRPAARPAEVIDEVLDLFIELGASDQQLEFPVVYASALNGTSSMEDDPAKQDDNMMAIYDTIVSHIPHPTENVEEPLQFLVTLMDYNEYLGRIAIGRVNRGVIRQGQSVTVIMRDGKSKTARIEKLFGFQGLKRVETEEAGAGDIVAIAGIKDINIGETIADPNNPEALPVLKIDEPTLQMTFLVNNSPFAGREGKWVTSRKLRERLLKELETDVSLRVEETESPDAFIVSGRGELHLGILIENMRREGYELQVSKPEVIVKEVDGKKMEPLERLLIDIPEESMGSVMESLGARKAEMVNMVNTGSGQVRLEFLIPARGLIGYSTNFLTLTRGYGVMNHAFDSYAPVVSGQVGGRHQGVLISTETGTSTFYGMMGVEDRGTLFLEPGTEIYEGMIVGEHTRDNDIVVNICKEKQLTNVRSSGKDDTVKIKTPIIFSLEQALEYLNDDEYCEITPKSIRLRKKILNKSERERAEKQRKMATKS, encoded by the coding sequence ATGCATTCAAGAGAACACATTCGCAATATTGCGATTATTGCCCACGTCGACCACGGGAAAACAACGCTAGTCGACAAGTTGCTCCAGCAATCCGGTACTTTCCGTGATCACGAAACGGTACAGGAGCGCGCAATGGACTCCAACGATTTGGAGCGTGAACGCGGTATTACGATTTTGGCCAAAAACACGGCTATAACTTATAAAGATTACCTGATCAACATTGTAGATACACCAGGACACGCCGACTTCGGTGGTGAAGTAGAACGTATCATGAAAATGGTTGACGGCGTATTGCTCGTTGTTGATGCTTATGAGGGCTGTATGCCACAAACGAAGTTCGTACTTCGTAAAGCACTGGAGCACAACCTGACTCCAATCGTTATTGTAAACAAAATTGACCGTCCAGCGGCTCGTCCGGCTGAGGTTATTGATGAAGTACTTGACCTGTTCATCGAACTGGGTGCCAGCGATCAACAACTTGAATTCCCTGTCGTATATGCTTCCGCATTGAACGGAACATCCAGCATGGAAGACGATCCTGCCAAACAAGATGACAACATGATGGCGATCTACGATACCATCGTAAGTCATATCCCTCATCCAACAGAGAACGTTGAAGAGCCACTGCAATTCCTCGTTACGCTGATGGACTACAATGAATACCTCGGACGTATCGCTATCGGTCGTGTAAACCGCGGTGTGATTCGTCAAGGCCAATCCGTTACTGTTATTATGCGTGATGGCAAAAGCAAAACAGCTCGTATCGAGAAACTGTTTGGTTTCCAAGGTCTGAAACGTGTTGAGACAGAGGAAGCTGGCGCAGGTGACATCGTTGCGATCGCGGGTATTAAGGATATCAACATCGGTGAAACGATTGCTGACCCGAACAACCCTGAAGCTTTGCCGGTTCTGAAAATTGATGAGCCAACACTGCAAATGACATTCCTCGTAAACAACAGTCCATTCGCAGGTCGTGAAGGTAAATGGGTAACTTCCCGTAAACTGCGCGAGCGTTTGTTGAAAGAATTGGAAACTGACGTATCCCTTCGTGTTGAAGAAACAGAGAGCCCAGATGCATTTATCGTTTCCGGACGCGGTGAGCTTCACCTCGGTATCCTGATTGAAAATATGCGTCGTGAAGGATATGAGCTTCAGGTATCCAAACCAGAAGTTATCGTCAAAGAAGTTGACGGTAAGAAAATGGAACCTCTTGAGCGCTTGTTGATTGATATCCCTGAAGAAAGCATGGGTTCCGTAATGGAAAGCCTGGGCGCACGTAAAGCAGAGATGGTTAACATGGTCAACACGGGTAGCGGTCAAGTACGTCTGGAGTTCCTGATTCCTGCACGTGGTCTGATTGGATACAGCACCAACTTCCTGACATTGACTCGTGGTTATGGCGTAATGAACCATGCATTTGACAGCTACGCTCCAGTAGTATCCGGTCAAGTGGGTGGACGTCACCAAGGTGTACTGATTTCAACTGAAACAGGTACGTCAACGTTCTATGGAATGATGGGTGTTGAGGATCGTGGTACGCTCTTCCTTGAGCCTGGAACAGAAATTTACGAGGGTATGATCGTTGGTGAGCATACACGAGACAATGACATCGTTGTCAACATCTGCAAAGAAAAACAACTGACTAACGTTCGTTCTTCAGGTAAAGATGATACGGTTAAAATTAAAACGCCGATTATCTTCTCGTTGGAACAGGCGCTTGAATATCTGAATGATGATGAATATTGTGAGATTACACCGAAATCTATTCGTCTTCGTAAGAAGATCCTGAACAAATCCGAGCGTGAGCGTGCAGAAAAACAACGCAAAATGGCTACAAAATCCTAA
- a CDS encoding S8 family peptidase has product MSRPKWINWAIAAGAGALALTLLLPTSNRPAPEPSAMHDAPHEEHANKQRLKVQDVKATDLLTRMDAKQHLRLMLEKSTSMNEAEFGRYVQDLQRTHDHIRAIDVLDTKSSISKHFAKASGEGSKVEQQKLAHSLNLAKKAVMKRQSFESSSFPLGKEKYFVMGIPSKDGNKAVIALFSQSVLNAVEQHQRKNLRMIPYPREGKFKIESVHPDTLNEVTVKTGHDNANASHFYENEIVIRFRQEPGERDMRIIKSDLRTQSARKLGYTYVFRSEHMNYEQLHAYFERKWNPLYMEPHYMYLTNETAPEQTDTDVTIPNDILFTDYQWNLPAIETNRGWNITKGKEDVIVAVVDTGVDLNHPDLKGKLLEGYNVVDPKSKPLDDVGHGTHVAGIIGAIVNNSEGVAGMSWYNKVLPVKVLDNSGSGTTYAVAEGIIWAADHGAKVINMSLGNYADAQFLHDAIKYAFDRDIVLIAATGNDNTERPGYPAAYPEVFAVSATDPDMNKASYSNYGDYVDVMAPGTSIASTYPNNQYAALSGTSMASPHVAALAGLIRSLNPDLTNTEVMDLMRQSVIDLGDPGHDKYYGYGQVDVYKALQAASSNSAPLQFWPQHVRQQMDNTMKKYNK; this is encoded by the coding sequence ATGTCCAGACCTAAATGGATAAACTGGGCCATTGCCGCTGGTGCAGGAGCACTTGCGCTGACCTTGCTGCTTCCGACATCCAACCGTCCTGCACCTGAGCCGAGTGCCATGCACGATGCTCCTCATGAGGAACATGCGAACAAACAGCGTTTAAAAGTACAGGATGTGAAAGCGACAGACTTGTTGACTCGTATGGATGCCAAGCAGCATCTGAGGTTAATGCTCGAAAAGAGCACCTCAATGAATGAGGCCGAGTTTGGTCGTTACGTTCAGGATTTACAGCGTACACACGATCATATCCGTGCCATTGATGTGCTGGATACGAAAAGCTCCATCAGCAAACATTTCGCTAAAGCATCTGGTGAAGGAAGCAAAGTGGAGCAGCAAAAACTGGCGCACTCCCTTAACCTTGCGAAAAAAGCTGTTATGAAACGTCAAAGCTTTGAATCTTCCTCATTTCCCTTAGGCAAAGAAAAATACTTCGTCATGGGAATCCCCTCCAAGGACGGGAACAAAGCGGTTATTGCACTCTTTAGCCAAAGTGTCCTGAATGCGGTGGAACAACATCAGCGCAAAAATCTGCGTATGATTCCTTACCCACGTGAGGGCAAATTCAAAATCGAATCCGTTCACCCTGATACCCTTAACGAAGTCACTGTAAAAACAGGTCATGATAATGCCAATGCCAGCCATTTCTACGAAAATGAAATCGTTATTCGTTTCCGACAGGAGCCGGGTGAACGGGATATGCGAATCATCAAATCCGATTTACGTACCCAATCTGCGCGTAAGCTGGGATACACTTATGTTTTTCGATCAGAACACATGAACTACGAGCAGCTGCATGCCTATTTTGAACGCAAATGGAATCCACTGTATATGGAACCCCACTACATGTATTTAACCAATGAGACTGCACCTGAACAAACCGATACGGATGTAACGATTCCCAACGATATTTTGTTCACCGATTATCAATGGAATCTCCCCGCCATTGAAACCAATCGGGGCTGGAATATAACCAAAGGAAAAGAAGACGTTATTGTTGCAGTAGTGGATACCGGGGTAGATCTGAATCACCCGGATCTGAAGGGCAAGCTGCTGGAGGGATATAACGTGGTTGATCCTAAGAGCAAACCACTTGATGATGTAGGGCATGGTACACATGTAGCCGGAATCATTGGTGCTATTGTTAATAACAGTGAAGGCGTGGCGGGGATGAGCTGGTATAACAAGGTTCTCCCTGTGAAGGTGCTGGACAATTCAGGTTCAGGAACCACATATGCTGTGGCCGAAGGCATTATTTGGGCTGCAGACCATGGCGCTAAGGTCATTAACATGAGTCTGGGCAACTATGCAGATGCCCAATTTCTGCATGATGCCATCAAGTATGCCTTTGATCGCGATATTGTCCTGATTGCTGCAACCGGGAATGATAACACCGAACGGCCTGGATATCCTGCCGCTTATCCCGAGGTGTTCGCCGTCTCGGCCACTGATCCGGATATGAATAAGGCTTCGTACTCCAACTATGGGGATTATGTGGATGTGATGGCGCCAGGCACCAGCATCGCAAGCACCTATCCCAATAATCAATATGCCGCCTTGTCCGGAACGTCCATGGCCAGTCCCCATGTCGCTGCACTTGCAGGGTTAATTCGTTCGTTAAATCCGGATCTAACCAATACGGAAGTCATGGATCTGATGCGTCAGAGTGTCATTGACCTAGGCGACCCCGGCCACGACAAGTATTATGGTTATGGACAGGTCGATGTTTACAAGGCCCTTCAGGCTGCTTCAAGCAACAGTGCACCTCTACAGTTCTGGCCTCAACATGTGAGGCAGCAGATGGATAACACCATGAAAAAATATAACAAGTAG
- a CDS encoding TerC family protein, whose product MDTLWLLTEILMINLVLSGDNAVVIALASKDLPEKQRKQAVWWGAFGAVVLRCVLTFAAVLMLGIPFIQAAGGILLFWIAVKLLLQNEDEVHIREASTTWKAIQTILIADFVMSLDNVLAIAALADGDLALIVIGIAISIPIVVWGSGLIVGLLKRFPILVFAGAGILAFTAGEMVMSDPKLGQWLGGLTAEAHTLLPVAMAGLVIAVGGAHKFVRRNV is encoded by the coding sequence ATGGATACATTGTGGCTGTTGACTGAAATTCTAATGATCAATCTGGTTTTGAGTGGAGATAATGCGGTAGTCATTGCTCTCGCGAGTAAGGATCTGCCGGAGAAGCAGCGTAAACAAGCGGTATGGTGGGGGGCTTTTGGTGCGGTTGTACTTCGGTGTGTATTAACTTTTGCAGCGGTGTTAATGCTCGGGATTCCTTTTATACAGGCAGCGGGCGGGATATTACTGTTCTGGATTGCCGTGAAGCTCCTGCTTCAAAACGAAGACGAAGTACATATTCGGGAAGCTTCTACGACCTGGAAAGCGATTCAGACCATTTTGATTGCCGATTTTGTCATGAGTCTGGACAATGTGCTTGCCATTGCGGCATTGGCTGATGGAGATCTGGCACTTATAGTTATCGGAATAGCAATCAGTATTCCCATTGTGGTGTGGGGGAGCGGATTAATCGTCGGTTTGTTGAAACGATTCCCCATTCTGGTATTTGCCGGCGCAGGGATCCTGGCATTTACGGCAGGTGAAATGGTCATGAGTGACCCGAAGCTGGGTCAATGGCTTGGCGGCTTGACGGCTGAAGCCCACACACTTCTACCAGTGGCAATGGCTGGTCTGGTCATAGCGGTTGGAGGAGCGCACAAGTTTGTCAGGCGGAATGTATAA
- a CDS encoding PLP-dependent aminotransferase family protein, which translates to MHIELKRGSSTKLYIQIALTLADRIRSGLIEPGTRLPSVRKMTADLGVSLVTVSKAYAELEAIQLITCSQGKGCYVRGAQEMDKTQDLEKNQQSDRNHDNNTPWNWQMALVDYLPRAQLWRHFDASPQVQYELHMSAIQPELLPTTEIINSAYRLSSDHPERMAAYGSFQGDRELRQTFAGHFAERGLQVTPERMLITSGTQQGIDLVARTFVGPGDVVYMEAPTYTGAIDVFTSRGAKIITVPMDSEGMRIDLLTRLCDTYPPKLIYTIPTYHNPTGVTMSARRRAQLLNLAQSYHCLILEDDPFADLYFRDSPPASIKSMDVTGHVVYIKSFSKVLSPGCRVACAIAEGSVLTRLVAAKSTADLGSPLLTQKALQSFIQHQYSSYIVRLREELYARLQAASDVLEEHGVPGMYWVLPEGGLNLWLQLPDGLDMRELHRQSLAAGVSFLPGSACYVGETDTASLRICFTVTNLNRLCEGLRVLCGVIQRVMPQQGGATADRLPLI; encoded by the coding sequence ATGCACATCGAATTGAAACGGGGAAGCAGCACCAAATTGTATATTCAAATCGCACTTACACTCGCAGACCGGATCCGTTCGGGTTTGATTGAGCCGGGAACACGTCTGCCATCTGTACGGAAAATGACCGCGGATCTGGGAGTAAGTCTGGTCACCGTGTCTAAGGCGTATGCCGAACTTGAGGCCATTCAACTGATAACCTGTTCACAGGGAAAAGGATGCTATGTACGCGGGGCTCAGGAGATGGATAAAACGCAGGATCTTGAGAAAAACCAGCAATCAGATCGAAATCACGATAATAACACCCCATGGAACTGGCAAATGGCACTTGTGGATTATTTGCCGCGTGCACAGCTTTGGCGGCACTTTGATGCTTCTCCTCAGGTTCAGTATGAACTGCATATGTCAGCCATCCAGCCTGAGCTGCTGCCAACGACTGAAATTATCAATAGTGCCTACCGGCTATCCTCCGACCATCCTGAACGCATGGCAGCGTACGGCTCTTTTCAGGGGGATCGTGAGCTGCGCCAGACCTTTGCAGGCCATTTTGCCGAAAGGGGTCTGCAAGTCACCCCGGAGCGGATGCTGATTACGAGTGGTACACAGCAGGGAATCGACTTAGTCGCTCGCACCTTCGTGGGGCCTGGAGATGTGGTATACATGGAGGCTCCTACATACACGGGTGCAATTGATGTATTTACGAGCAGGGGAGCCAAAATCATTACTGTGCCGATGGACAGTGAAGGCATGCGTATTGATCTGTTGACACGCCTCTGCGACACGTACCCGCCGAAGTTGATTTATACCATTCCTACGTACCACAATCCGACAGGTGTAACGATGAGTGCCAGAAGACGGGCACAATTGTTGAATCTGGCCCAAAGTTATCATTGTCTCATTTTGGAGGATGATCCATTTGCCGATCTGTACTTCCGGGATTCTCCTCCCGCGTCTATTAAATCGATGGATGTTACAGGGCATGTCGTTTATATAAAAAGTTTCAGCAAGGTACTGTCTCCAGGTTGCCGCGTAGCCTGTGCAATCGCTGAAGGGAGTGTGCTGACCCGTTTGGTGGCAGCCAAATCCACAGCGGATCTGGGCAGTCCTCTGCTCACACAAAAGGCACTTCAATCCTTCATTCAGCATCAGTATAGCTCCTATATCGTTCGATTGCGCGAAGAGCTGTACGCCAGGCTTCAGGCCGCATCCGATGTTCTGGAGGAACACGGTGTGCCGGGCATGTACTGGGTCCTGCCTGAAGGCGGCTTGAATCTGTGGCTCCAGCTGCCGGATGGTCTGGATATGCGAGAGCTGCACCGTCAGTCTCTGGCCGCAGGGGTTTCTTTTCTGCCGGGATCAGCTTGCTACGTAGGTGAGACGGATACGGCAAGCTTGCGAATTTGCTTCACGGTAACGAATCTGAACAGGTTATGTGAAGGGCTTCGTGTGTTGTGCGGTGTTATTCAGAGGGTCATGCCTCAGCAGGGTGGGGCAACGGCGGACAGGCTGCCGCTCATTTAA
- a CDS encoding TerC family protein, whose protein sequence is MELFSAVFWLALVKIVFIDLMLAGDNAIVIGLAARNLHPSVQKKAILYGTAGALVIRIVATVVVLWLLKVPWLLLVGGVLLIWIAYKLLADQGEEHNDIKAGSSLWVAVRTIVIADAAMGLDNVIAVAGAAEQHLVLVIIGLLISVPIIVWGSTLFIKLINHFPWIIYLGAIVLGYTASHMITEEHRLVPFFTEHPALRVLFIVLVVAGVVFAGYRKRSSSNRRGGEQQRSYS, encoded by the coding sequence ATGGAGCTTTTTAGCGCTGTTTTTTGGCTTGCTTTGGTGAAAATTGTATTTATTGATCTCATGCTGGCTGGCGATAATGCAATCGTTATCGGTCTAGCTGCACGTAATTTGCACCCATCTGTGCAGAAAAAGGCGATTCTCTACGGGACAGCGGGTGCCCTAGTGATTCGGATTGTAGCCACAGTTGTCGTACTTTGGCTGCTTAAGGTGCCTTGGCTGCTGCTAGTAGGTGGCGTTTTGCTGATCTGGATCGCTTATAAACTATTGGCGGACCAGGGTGAAGAGCATAACGATATTAAGGCAGGCAGCTCTTTATGGGTAGCAGTTCGCACCATCGTTATTGCCGATGCGGCCATGGGACTGGATAATGTGATTGCAGTAGCTGGTGCGGCTGAACAGCATCTGGTACTTGTTATCATCGGACTGTTGATCAGTGTGCCCATCATCGTATGGGGAAGTACCCTGTTCATCAAGCTGATCAATCACTTCCCATGGATTATATATCTTGGGGCCATTGTACTCGGCTATACCGCGTCCCATATGATTACAGAGGAACATCGGCTTGTGCCGTTTTTCACCGAGCATCCTGCCCTGCGCGTTCTGTTTATCGTGCTGGTCGTTGCAGGTGTGGTATTCGCAGGATACCGCAAACGTTCCAGCAGCAATAGACGAGGTGGAGAGCAGCAGCGTTCATATTCATAA
- a CDS encoding lytic transglycosylase domain-containing protein, with product MQIDPSGSRQLLDLQLSNVANQTNVSGDAAGSSSDFADMMDGLLSANTSSSISGDSSSSTSVGISKRSSDGLLWLQLGSLYNTDSSVSSSSSRESVSLSTLSKTESADAKASVPTDFESLIAAASAKYGVPEALIKAVIDTESGFNPNVVSSAGAKGLMQLMDGTAAGLGVTNAFDPAQSIDAGTKYLSLQLQRFGGEVKMALAAYNAGPGRVSRLGVSNDSELMSVLNLLPAETQAYISKVEKAQSKYTV from the coding sequence ATGCAGATTGATCCAAGTGGGTCACGGCAGTTACTGGACCTTCAGTTGTCCAATGTTGCCAATCAAACGAATGTGTCCGGTGATGCTGCTGGTTCATCATCAGACTTTGCTGATATGATGGACGGGCTGTTAAGTGCGAATACAAGTTCCTCCATCAGCGGCGATTCATCTTCTTCAACGTCAGTTGGTATCTCCAAAAGATCAAGTGACGGCTTGTTATGGTTACAACTGGGCAGTTTGTATAATACGGATTCAAGTGTGAGTTCATCCAGCAGTAGGGAAAGTGTGTCATTGTCGACTCTTAGCAAGACTGAGAGCGCTGATGCCAAGGCATCTGTGCCGACAGATTTTGAATCTCTGATTGCAGCGGCGAGTGCCAAATACGGTGTACCTGAAGCTCTGATTAAGGCTGTAATTGACACGGAATCCGGTTTTAATCCGAACGTGGTATCTTCTGCTGGCGCCAAAGGCTTGATGCAATTAATGGATGGGACTGCAGCCGGACTTGGTGTAACGAACGCCTTCGATCCTGCGCAGAGTATTGATGCCGGAACCAAATATCTCTCCCTTCAGCTTCAGCGTTTTGGTGGCGAAGTGAAGATGGCGCTTGCGGCTTATAATGCCGGACCAGGGCGCGTTTCCCGTCTTGGTGTGTCAAATGACAGTGAACTGATGAGCGTACTTAACCTTTTGCCTGCGGAGACACAGGCCTATATTTCCAAAGTGGAAAAAGCACAGTCGAAATATACAGTATAG
- a CDS encoding cysteine desulfurase family protein, translating into MKYFDYAATTPPDSEVVRTMAEIMEAHYGNPSSIHGYGERADQLLRRARFGCAAAIGVKPGEIVFTSGATESNNLAIKGAALRYQTRGKHLITTATEHASVYESFLQLQQWGWEVTWVPVDSDGRVSAQQIMDALRPDTVLVSLMHVNNETGAIHPVAEIGNRLKSDAPRVLFHVDGVQGFGKMDAKPATWGADLYSLSAHKIRGPKGVGLLYVRSGVELTPLLSGGSQEQGMRAGTENVPLIVGMAKAMRLAAERQLEFAERATVLRDRIMETIETIPGLILNSRKDGAPHIIHFSYPGMKAEVALHTLEQLGIIVSTQSACSSRSAEPSRVLLAMGRDAASASGGLRISLGNEHTEEDVALLEQALHQMVAQLRPLERRM; encoded by the coding sequence TTGAAATATTTTGATTATGCGGCGACAACTCCTCCTGATTCAGAAGTGGTTCGAACGATGGCTGAAATTATGGAGGCTCATTATGGCAATCCGTCATCCATTCATGGGTACGGAGAACGAGCGGATCAACTGCTGAGACGTGCACGATTCGGTTGTGCAGCTGCCATTGGTGTTAAGCCTGGGGAGATCGTGTTTACTTCCGGGGCAACGGAGAGCAACAACCTCGCGATAAAAGGAGCGGCACTTAGATATCAGACACGTGGAAAACATCTCATCACGACGGCTACCGAACATGCTTCGGTATATGAGAGCTTTTTGCAGCTGCAGCAGTGGGGTTGGGAAGTGACCTGGGTGCCCGTGGATTCGGATGGCCGCGTGAGCGCTCAGCAGATTATGGATGCATTGAGACCAGACACGGTACTTGTCAGCTTGATGCATGTAAACAATGAAACAGGCGCTATCCATCCCGTTGCAGAGATAGGCAACCGATTAAAAAGTGATGCGCCGCGCGTACTTTTTCACGTGGATGGGGTACAGGGGTTTGGCAAAATGGACGCAAAGCCTGCCACGTGGGGGGCTGATCTGTACAGTTTATCTGCCCACAAAATCCGTGGTCCGAAAGGAGTGGGGCTCCTGTATGTACGAAGCGGGGTAGAGCTTACCCCACTGCTGTCTGGTGGTTCGCAGGAGCAGGGCATGAGAGCAGGAACCGAAAATGTCCCTTTAATTGTAGGGATGGCGAAGGCGATGCGTCTTGCAGCAGAACGGCAGTTGGAGTTTGCTGAACGTGCAACCGTACTGAGAGATCGAATTATGGAAACCATTGAAACGATTCCTGGACTTATCCTGAACAGTCGGAAGGATGGAGCCCCCCACATTATTCACTTTTCCTATCCGGGGATGAAGGCTGAAGTGGCGCTCCATACGCTGGAGCAGCTTGGGATCATCGTTTCTACACAATCAGCCTGCTCCTCCCGCTCTGCGGAGCCCAGCAGAGTCCTTCTTGCGATGGGAAGAGATGCGGCGAGCGCTTCAGGCGGATTGCGGATTAGTCTAGGTAATGAACATACAGAAGAGGATGTGGCCTTGCTGGAACAAGCGCTGCATCAGATGGTGGCGCAACTGCGCCCGTTGGAAAGGCGGATGTAA
- a CDS encoding DUF1540 domain-containing protein, whose amino-acid sequence MSQDKPIVKCSVSNCHFWGENNFCHADAIMIDIDQHATRRLHEEFAGETFDSDHQDHARTSSATCCHTFKPK is encoded by the coding sequence ATGAGCCAAGACAAGCCAATTGTCAAATGCAGTGTGTCCAACTGTCATTTCTGGGGAGAAAACAATTTCTGCCATGCAGATGCCATCATGATTGACATTGACCAACATGCTACCCGTCGCTTGCATGAAGAATTCGCAGGAGAAACGTTTGATTCGGATCATCAGGATCATGCACGTACTTCTTCAGCGACATGCTGTCACACATTCAAACCCAAATGA
- a CDS encoding YpuI family protein — protein MSAANVQKTCESTREKLKPAIDRIEQFLNENALPELDQNQTEESTTFYKGFLSDLRHLLVFSEVSYEKLGVVLRRANFDVDFAEKALYNTYHQCVNSFFYPKNECYSEDGRYAYTGQDAIRFRDKPVRAVRDVILEISKTYEELRDDLAYYESDYLTQRRMQNQRNHA, from the coding sequence ATGTCAGCAGCCAATGTACAGAAAACTTGTGAGTCAACTAGGGAAAAGTTAAAACCTGCTATCGATCGGATCGAACAATTTTTGAATGAAAATGCCTTGCCTGAACTGGATCAGAATCAGACTGAGGAATCAACAACCTTCTACAAAGGATTTCTTTCGGATCTCCGTCATTTGCTTGTTTTTTCTGAAGTTTCTTACGAAAAACTTGGCGTTGTGCTGCGTCGTGCCAATTTCGATGTCGATTTTGCCGAAAAGGCTCTCTATAATACGTATCATCAATGCGTAAATAGCTTTTTCTATCCGAAAAATGAATGTTATTCCGAAGATGGAAGATATGCGTACACAGGTCAGGATGCTATTCGCTTCCGCGACAAGCCAGTTCGTGCAGTGCGCGATGTTATTCTTGAAATTTCCAAAACGTATGAAGAACTGCGTGATGATCTGGCCTATTATGAAAGTGACTATTTGACCCAGCGCCGGATGCAGAATCAACGCAACCACGCATAG
- the thiI gene encoding tRNA uracil 4-sulfurtransferase ThiI, which produces MKYDMLLLRFGEFMLKGKNRARFEKTIISQVRALLKPYPGASLRKEFGRLYVDLGGHSHTELIAVLKRVFGVMSISPVKVTPSVLEDIVETAVAFMDERENEFREGTTFKVNTRRVWKEFPHSSHEMNHMVGSPILRKFQQLRVDVRNPDIELRVEIRDQGTYIFNEVIPAVGGFPLGTNGKAMALLSGGIDSPVAAWASMRRGLEVECVHFYSYPFTSQRAKEKVIDLARALADHAGTIKLHLVPFTEIQTAFTQLGQDNLIITLMRRSMLRIATKLAERERALALITGDSLGQVASQTLPSMNVIGRATELPLLRPLVMMDKQEIITLSKQIGTYDISILPYEDCCTLFVPKSPTTNPNLRIVDKIEATMSHLTEWVDEAVAQTETIVLHAGESAPATSENAENEIKEDWF; this is translated from the coding sequence ATGAAATATGATATGCTGCTTCTCCGTTTTGGAGAGTTTATGTTAAAAGGCAAAAATCGTGCACGATTTGAAAAAACGATTATATCTCAGGTGCGTGCCCTGCTCAAGCCATATCCAGGCGCAAGCTTGCGCAAGGAATTTGGACGATTGTACGTGGATCTCGGTGGTCACTCCCATACAGAGCTGATCGCAGTGCTGAAACGGGTTTTTGGTGTGATGTCCATCAGCCCGGTTAAAGTGACTCCTTCTGTGCTTGAGGATATTGTGGAAACGGCCGTAGCTTTCATGGATGAGAGAGAAAATGAGTTCAGGGAAGGTACAACGTTCAAAGTAAATACCCGCCGGGTGTGGAAAGAGTTCCCTCATTCTTCACACGAAATGAACCACATGGTCGGCTCCCCGATCCTAAGAAAATTCCAGCAGCTTCGTGTGGACGTACGTAATCCGGACATCGAACTGAGAGTAGAGATCCGAGATCAGGGAACTTATATTTTCAATGAAGTGATTCCAGCTGTCGGCGGGTTTCCTCTCGGTACCAATGGCAAAGCGATGGCGCTGCTTTCGGGAGGAATAGATAGTCCTGTTGCGGCCTGGGCGTCCATGCGTCGTGGACTGGAAGTGGAGTGTGTACACTTTTACAGTTATCCGTTCACCAGCCAGCGTGCTAAGGAAAAGGTGATCGATCTGGCCCGTGCTTTGGCTGATCATGCCGGTACCATCAAGTTGCACCTGGTCCCTTTTACAGAGATCCAAACAGCGTTCACTCAGCTGGGACAGGATAATCTCATCATCACACTGATGCGCCGCTCCATGCTGCGAATTGCGACCAAGCTGGCTGAACGTGAGCGGGCACTTGCATTAATTACCGGAGATAGTCTTGGTCAAGTCGCAAGCCAGACGCTGCCTAGCATGAATGTAATCGGACGCGCAACAGAACTTCCACTTTTGCGTCCTCTCGTAATGATGGACAAGCAGGAAATTATTACGTTGTCCAAACAGATTGGGACGTATGATATATCGATTCTGCCTTACGAGGATTGCTGTACCCTTTTTGTGCCCAAATCGCCTACAACGAATCCAAATCTTCGCATCGTGGACAAAATTGAAGCAACGATGAGTCATTTGACTGAATGGGTAGACGAAGCTGTTGCTCAAACGGAGACCATTGTTCTGCATGCAGGGGAATCAGCTCCTGCAACTAGTGAAAACGCGGAAAATGAAATCAAGGAAGACTGGTTCTGA